From Planifilum fimeticola, a single genomic window includes:
- a CDS encoding TAXI family TRAP transporter solute-binding subunit, giving the protein MKKWSVLLTLALIASVFLTACGQSGSGGGESGGSQDLSLATGSTGGTYYPLGGAIANVWNKNVEGVNVTAQATGASVENLALLAKGEADLAMVVNMNADDAYNGRADFEGQKVTNFGAIGVVYPEVVQAVVAKDSNIKTVSDLKGKRVAVGPQGSGTVNTTKHILEAYGLTFDDIQPFYDSFGDAATKLKDGQVDAIFGLLSLPASNIEDITTAKEVRVLEVDDKAMKKLQEKYPFYQPLTIEGGTYKGQDEDVQTATLKAVMYANNDLSEDLVYNLTKTMYEKKDDIASAHQAGNQIDLEKALEGVTTPIHPGAKKYFEEKGIPLPE; this is encoded by the coding sequence GTGAAAAAGTGGTCCGTACTACTTACTCTTGCTCTCATTGCATCGGTCTTTTTGACAGCCTGCGGCCAAAGCGGGTCCGGTGGCGGTGAGAGTGGAGGAAGTCAGGATCTTTCTCTGGCGACGGGTAGTACCGGAGGCACCTACTATCCGTTGGGCGGTGCCATTGCCAACGTATGGAACAAAAATGTGGAGGGTGTGAACGTCACGGCCCAGGCGACGGGGGCGTCCGTCGAAAACCTGGCCCTTCTCGCCAAGGGGGAAGCCGATTTGGCGATGGTGGTCAACATGAACGCCGATGATGCCTACAACGGCCGGGCGGATTTCGAGGGCCAGAAGGTGACCAACTTCGGGGCGATCGGCGTCGTCTATCCGGAAGTGGTGCAGGCCGTGGTGGCCAAGGATAGCAACATTAAAACCGTTTCCGATCTCAAAGGGAAACGTGTCGCGGTAGGTCCCCAAGGAAGCGGCACGGTCAACACCACAAAACATATCCTTGAGGCTTATGGACTCACCTTTGACGATATTCAGCCCTTCTACGACAGCTTCGGCGATGCGGCCACCAAGCTGAAGGACGGCCAAGTTGATGCGATCTTCGGCTTGTTGAGCCTGCCGGCGTCCAACATCGAGGATATCACGACCGCCAAGGAAGTGCGCGTGCTCGAAGTGGACGACAAGGCGATGAAAAAATTGCAGGAAAAATACCCCTTTTACCAGCCGCTGACGATCGAGGGCGGCACCTACAAGGGGCAGGACGAAGATGTCCAGACGGCGACCCTGAAGGCCGTCATGTACGCCAACAATGATCTGAGCGAAGATCTCGTCTACAATCTGACCAAGACCATGTATGAGAAAAAGGACGATATCGCCAGCGCGCACCAGGCCGGAAACCAGATCGATCTGGAAAAAGCGTTGGAGGGTGTGACCACTCCGATCCATCCGGGTGCGAAGAAGTACTTTGAGGAAAAGGGCATTCCCCTGCCGGAGTAA
- a CDS encoding GNAT family N-acetyltransferase yields the protein MTQRTLVRHLKRSFSTPLSEWVEEPPPVKTRGIKRNVALPCGWGRLIFGQTFDDHDRIIDIFSSEPAGRRDLAIYIKNHHVLLAKAPDLLFVDPSHTYRLWLHHYRMPRKRPSSFRIRLLRGEEDAEQVNAIYRKCGLIESPVSTIVKNQKTHTFSYFVAEDSADGQIIGTITGIDHKEAFNDPENGASFWCLAVDPDRRARGVGRALVRCVAEHYLAKGREYLDLSVLHDNHKAIRLYRSLGFRRVPVFTVKRKNEINRIFYTGGPKP from the coding sequence ATGACTCAGCGCACGCTGGTCCGACATTTGAAGCGCTCCTTTTCAACGCCCCTGTCCGAATGGGTCGAAGAACCGCCTCCGGTCAAAACCCGGGGGATCAAACGCAACGTCGCCCTCCCCTGCGGATGGGGAAGGCTGATTTTCGGCCAAACCTTCGACGACCATGACCGGATCATCGACATCTTCTCCTCGGAGCCGGCGGGCAGGCGGGATCTGGCCATCTACATCAAAAACCATCACGTGCTGCTGGCTAAAGCCCCCGACCTGCTGTTCGTCGATCCCTCCCACACCTACCGCCTGTGGCTGCACCATTACCGGATGCCCAGGAAACGGCCGTCCTCTTTCCGCATCCGCCTGCTCCGGGGAGAAGAGGACGCAGAGCAGGTGAACGCCATCTACCGGAAATGCGGCCTGATCGAAAGCCCCGTCTCCACCATCGTGAAAAATCAAAAAACCCACACCTTCAGCTATTTCGTCGCCGAGGACTCCGCCGACGGGCAGATCATCGGCACGATCACGGGAATCGACCACAAGGAGGCCTTCAACGATCCGGAAAACGGGGCCAGCTTCTGGTGTCTCGCGGTGGACCCGGACCGGCGGGCCCGGGGGGTCGGCCGCGCCCTCGTCCGTTGCGTGGCGGAACATTACCTGGCTAAAGGGCGGGAATACCTGGACCTGTCCGTTCTCCATGACAACCACAAGGCCATCCGGCTCTACCGCTCCCTCGGCTTCCGCCGAGTGCCCGTTTTCACGGTCAAACGGAAAAACGAAATCAACCGGATCTTTTACACGGGAGGGCCCAAACCGTGA
- a CDS encoding alpha/beta fold hydrolase codes for MGYFVCVEPGVSLYVEDLNPAGEKTVVFLHGWPFSHKQFEYQFNVLPAKGYRLIGIDWRGFGKSDKPANGYNYDRLADDIREVVDALLLDDFTLVGHSTGGAIAIRYAARYRGGGASKLVLMDAAAPRGFTKGTADQLLAQSLNDRPKMVRGVIDDFFFQYISRPFSDWFFQLGLQAAGWSTAAIIRTLRDERLDADLPKIHIPTLIIHGVHDKVIPFSQAEELNQKISNSRLVPFRYSGHGPFWEERDKVNRLLMKFVG; via the coding sequence ATGGGTTATTTTGTCTGTGTGGAACCGGGAGTGAGCCTGTACGTGGAGGACCTCAACCCTGCGGGAGAAAAGACCGTCGTGTTTCTGCACGGCTGGCCGTTCAGCCACAAACAGTTTGAGTACCAGTTCAATGTGCTTCCCGCCAAGGGATACCGCTTAATAGGGATTGACTGGAGAGGTTTCGGCAAGTCGGACAAACCGGCGAACGGGTACAATTACGACCGGCTGGCTGATGACATCCGGGAAGTGGTCGACGCGCTCCTGCTGGACGACTTCACCCTCGTGGGCCATTCCACGGGCGGAGCGATTGCCATCCGTTATGCGGCCAGGTATCGCGGTGGCGGGGCCTCCAAGCTCGTCCTCATGGACGCGGCGGCTCCCAGAGGCTTTACGAAAGGGACTGCCGATCAGCTTCTCGCCCAATCGCTAAACGACCGACCCAAGATGGTGCGGGGAGTGATCGACGACTTTTTCTTTCAGTATATCAGCAGGCCCTTTTCGGACTGGTTTTTCCAATTGGGCCTGCAAGCGGCGGGATGGTCGACGGCGGCGATCATCCGGACGCTGAGAGATGAGAGGCTGGATGCCGATCTGCCCAAAATCCATATCCCCACTTTGATCATTCACGGCGTGCACGACAAAGTAATTCCCTTTTCCCAGGCCGAGGAACTGAATCAAAAAATAAGCAATTCACGGCTGGTCCCGTTTCGGTACAGCGGTCACGGCCCATTCTGGGAGGAGCGGGACAAGGTGAACCGGCTGCTGATGAAATTTGTCGGATGA
- a CDS encoding DUF1850 domain-containing protein, whose product MDRERVVFSRLIPVGETFSMVHTHSITKRPVRETFRVTKDRRIAIVEMEFDHFGANLPVRPEKDGSGMTEFLVRDGKYVVRYDETVYPALDLRVGQVVAHHRLHFNDGTTADLVRLAGGGTYVQIRAGSLISVVEEVLPWQIKRQK is encoded by the coding sequence ATGGACCGGGAACGCGTCGTGTTTTCGCGCTTGATTCCTGTCGGGGAAACCTTTTCCATGGTTCACACCCACTCCATCACCAAGCGCCCTGTCCGGGAAACATTCAGGGTGACGAAGGATCGCCGGATCGCCATCGTGGAGATGGAGTTCGACCATTTTGGAGCCAATCTGCCGGTCCGGCCGGAGAAGGACGGAAGCGGCATGACGGAGTTTCTCGTCCGGGACGGGAAATATGTGGTACGCTATGACGAAACCGTCTACCCGGCTCTGGATCTGCGGGTGGGACAGGTGGTCGCCCACCATCGCTTGCATTTCAACGACGGCACCACCGCCGACCTGGTGCGGCTTGCGGGGGGTGGCACCTATGTTCAAATTCGGGCAGGCTCCCTGATATCAGTGGTTGAGGAGGTGTTACCGTGGCAGATCAAGCGGCAAAAGTGA
- a CDS encoding N-acetylglutaminylglutamine amidotransferase, whose protein sequence is MCGICGIIDLDENPVEKNQLRSMLPSLERRGPDDEGWLVRPGVALGHRRLSIIDLTEKGRQPMVDEELGLSVVCNGEIYNYRELKRELTALGYRFFSSSDTEVLLKAYHAWGESFVTRLMGMFAFCLYDWKRKRCILGRDRLGIKPLYYADENGTFYFASNIQALMRAGVVRPRLSKRALHHFLTFHGVIPAPLTLFENVRKLEPATLLVIESNGRKRKQTYWKLNFDEKWNLSEEEWIERLLHALETSVKRRMVSDVPVGALLSGGVDSSLIVALMARMEPESLRTYSIGFEDVAGEEGNEFRYSDQVAEMFGTEHRKIFIDSEQLLPRLQECIRNMAEPMTSHDAVGFYLLSQEVSRETKVVLSGQGADEVFAGYHWYPRINDGSGHPADRYEKAFFDRDHLEILEALEPEYHGEDWSKQFVRDHFGTPGASHPVDQALRLDITVMLVDDPLKRVDNMTMSWGLEARVPFLDHELVELAAAMPPEIKLSGGGKAILKKAAERLLPREIIFRKKGYFPVPALKYLRGEYLEFARDILLSDRARRRGLFRPAYVEKLLAAPERHITVLGGSKLWQLALLEFWLQEMGC, encoded by the coding sequence ATGTGCGGCATTTGCGGAATCATCGATCTGGACGAGAACCCGGTGGAAAAAAATCAGTTGCGCTCGATGCTCCCCTCTTTGGAGCGACGCGGCCCCGATGATGAGGGCTGGCTGGTCCGGCCCGGCGTGGCCCTGGGTCATCGCCGACTCAGTATCATCGATCTGACGGAAAAAGGGCGTCAGCCGATGGTGGACGAAGAGCTGGGGCTTTCCGTCGTGTGCAACGGAGAGATTTACAACTACCGGGAATTGAAGCGGGAGCTTACGGCCCTGGGATACCGGTTTTTCTCCTCCAGCGACACGGAGGTCCTCCTGAAGGCCTACCACGCCTGGGGAGAATCCTTCGTCACCCGCCTCATGGGGATGTTCGCCTTCTGCCTCTACGATTGGAAGCGGAAGAGGTGCATCCTGGGGCGCGACCGATTGGGGATCAAGCCCCTCTATTACGCGGATGAAAACGGCACCTTCTATTTCGCCTCCAACATCCAGGCCCTGATGCGGGCGGGCGTCGTTCGCCCCCGGCTTTCAAAACGGGCGCTCCACCACTTTCTCACCTTTCACGGCGTCATCCCTGCTCCCCTGACCCTTTTCGAGAATGTCCGGAAGCTGGAGCCGGCCACCCTGCTCGTCATCGAATCGAACGGGCGGAAAAGAAAGCAGACCTACTGGAAACTGAACTTCGACGAAAAATGGAATTTGAGTGAAGAGGAATGGATCGAACGGCTCCTCCACGCCCTTGAAACCAGCGTCAAGCGGCGGATGGTGAGCGACGTTCCCGTCGGCGCGCTGTTGAGCGGGGGGGTGGACTCCAGCCTGATCGTCGCCCTGATGGCCCGGATGGAACCCGAGTCCCTCCGGACCTATTCCATCGGCTTTGAGGATGTGGCCGGAGAAGAGGGAAACGAGTTCCGCTACAGCGATCAGGTCGCCGAGATGTTCGGCACGGAGCACCGCAAGATTTTCATCGATTCCGAGCAGCTCCTCCCCCGCCTCCAGGAGTGCATCCGAAACATGGCCGAACCGATGACGAGCCACGACGCCGTCGGATTTTATCTCCTGTCCCAGGAGGTGAGCCGGGAGACGAAGGTGGTGCTGAGCGGTCAGGGCGCCGATGAGGTGTTTGCGGGATACCACTGGTATCCCCGGATAAACGACGGATCCGGCCACCCGGCGGACCGCTACGAAAAAGCCTTTTTCGACCGGGATCACCTTGAAATCCTGGAGGCGCTGGAACCGGAATATCACGGGGAAGACTGGTCCAAACAATTCGTCCGGGACCACTTCGGCACGCCCGGTGCCTCCCATCCCGTCGACCAGGCCCTCCGGCTCGACATCACCGTGATGCTGGTGGACGATCCCCTCAAGCGGGTGGACAACATGACCATGAGCTGGGGATTGGAGGCGCGGGTGCCCTTCCTGGATCACGAGCTGGTGGAGCTGGCGGCCGCCATGCCGCCGGAAATCAAGCTGTCCGGAGGAGGAAAAGCCATCCTGAAAAAAGCGGCGGAACGCCTGCTTCCACGCGAGATCATTTTCCGGAAAAAGGGCTACTTCCCCGTACCCGCCCTGAAATACCTGCGGGGAGAGTACCTGGAGTTCGCCCGGGATATTCTCCTGTCCGACCGGGCGCGGAGGCGCGGTCTGTTCCGCCCGGCGTACGTGGAAAAACTGCTCGCCGCCCCGGAACGGCACATCACCGTGCTGGGAGGCAGCAAGCTGTGGCAGCTCGCCCTCTTGGAATTCTGGCTCCAGGAAATGGGGTGTTGA
- a CDS encoding DCC1-like thiol-disulfide oxidoreductase family protein → MIRKLYRLLTTEHLLTGVSLARIAYGLFLLFYLISHYAERHLLWGPGGLLPHDSFLEMAETRGILTLFHLSGASWFFELIYHAGFVIVFLYLVGYRTRLTGVLTFILFWSFYFRNPHLTNGGDNILRIQLFYLMFAQVGARFSLDALRRRNMPSSGEKGIAGEMSAVLHNAAVLAAVVQLAFLYFTAGMYKVMGSYWQEGTALYYAMRVQEFYWPGISEWIWKSEFLLVFLSYATVIFQVAFPFLLLNRVTKLIAVGSAILFHGGIALFMGLTGFSWIMIGSELILLTDKDYRLIGTAARRVGARAAGPFRRLGEKISALPAVQRRQMIVFYDGWCPLCRASVASSKKLDWFSLIRFVSFREPGVIQQYGLDADKAERRMHSTADGRRFAEGIDAVIQMATRLLPLWPAVPLLLLARWIGIGQRAYDFIASRRTILLTGGCGKHCSLEEGKKESVTLGE, encoded by the coding sequence GTGATCCGGAAGCTGTATCGCCTCCTCACCACCGAACACCTGCTCACGGGTGTCAGCCTGGCCCGCATCGCCTACGGCCTGTTCCTGCTTTTTTATCTCATCAGCCATTATGCCGAACGGCACCTTTTGTGGGGACCCGGCGGCCTGTTGCCCCACGATTCCTTCCTGGAGATGGCCGAGACCCGGGGGATCCTCACCCTGTTCCATCTGAGCGGAGCTTCCTGGTTTTTCGAGCTGATCTACCACGCGGGGTTTGTCATCGTCTTTCTCTACCTGGTCGGATACCGCACCCGCCTGACCGGCGTGCTCACCTTCATCCTGTTCTGGTCCTTCTATTTCCGGAATCCCCACCTCACCAACGGCGGAGACAACATCCTGCGCATCCAGCTGTTTTACCTGATGTTCGCCCAGGTGGGGGCGCGCTTCTCGTTGGACGCCCTCCGGAGAAGAAACATGCCTTCTTCCGGAGAGAAGGGGATCGCCGGAGAAATGTCGGCGGTCCTTCACAACGCCGCCGTCCTGGCCGCGGTCGTTCAGCTCGCCTTCCTGTACTTCACGGCGGGGATGTATAAAGTGATGGGATCCTACTGGCAGGAAGGAACCGCCCTGTACTACGCCATGCGCGTCCAGGAATTCTACTGGCCGGGGATCAGCGAATGGATCTGGAAGTCGGAATTCCTTCTGGTATTTCTGAGCTACGCCACTGTGATCTTTCAGGTCGCTTTTCCCTTTCTGCTCCTGAACCGTGTAACCAAACTGATCGCCGTGGGAAGCGCGATCCTCTTTCATGGGGGCATCGCCCTGTTCATGGGACTGACCGGGTTTTCCTGGATCATGATCGGAAGCGAGCTGATCCTTTTGACCGACAAGGATTACCGCCTCATCGGCACCGCCGCGCGGAGGGTGGGAGCGAGGGCCGCCGGACCGTTCCGCCGCCTGGGGGAGAAAATCTCCGCCCTTCCCGCGGTTCAGCGCAGGCAGATGATCGTCTTTTACGACGGCTGGTGCCCCCTGTGCCGGGCCAGCGTCGCCTCCTCCAAAAAGCTGGACTGGTTTTCCCTGATCCGGTTCGTTTCCTTCCGGGAACCCGGCGTCATCCAACAGTACGGACTGGACGCAGACAAGGCGGAACGACGCATGCACAGCACGGCGGACGGGCGGCGATTCGCCGAGGGAATCGACGCCGTGATCCAGATGGCCACCCGGCTCCTCCCCCTGTGGCCGGCGGTTCCCCTTCTCCTGCTCGCCCGATGGATCGGAATCGGCCAGCGAGCCTACGACTTCATCGCCAGCCGGCGCACGATTCTTCTCACCGGCGGGTGCGGCAAACATTGCTCGCTGGAAGAAGGGAAAAAGGAATCGGTCACCCTCGGCGAGTGA
- the gatC gene encoding Asp-tRNA(Asn)/Glu-tRNA(Gln) amidotransferase subunit GatC, with translation MSISKEQVQHVARLARLSLTQEEVERFTVQLNDILRFAEKLNELDTEGVEPTSHVLPMANVLREDEVRPSWPREKVLINAPEQKDGMFRVPPVFEE, from the coding sequence GTGTCGATTTCGAAGGAACAGGTGCAACATGTCGCCCGATTGGCACGGTTGTCGCTGACCCAGGAGGAAGTGGAGCGCTTTACGGTCCAGCTGAACGATATCCTCCGTTTTGCGGAAAAATTGAACGAGTTGGATACGGAAGGCGTGGAACCGACCAGCCACGTCTTGCCGATGGCCAACGTGCTCCGGGAGGACGAGGTGCGGCCCTCCTGGCCGCGGGAAAAGGTGCTCATCAACGCGCCGGAGCAGAAGGACGGCATGTTCCGGGTGCCGCCCGTATTTGAGGAATAA
- a CDS encoding TRAP transporter permease, whose protein sequence is MADQAAKVTETANGSNVERVLEKYDREHAFRKNLGKLKWVVTVLAVGLALFQLYTAFFGTLPSQLQRAPHLTVALAIIFLLYPWKKGKTDSKVSVLDILLALLALGTGAYHVIYYDELVNRFLYTDLDIAVSVIGVLLTLEAARRVVGLPLVTVASLALLYAYFGPYIPGFAQHQGFSLERISTFMFLGTEGILGIPIAISSTFIFLFLFFGVVLRHTGISQFFNDLAFAITGRMVGGPAKAAVVASAFQGMVTGSSVANTVGSGSFTIPLMKKTGYRPEFAAAVEASASTGGQLMPPIMGAAAFLMIEFIGMEYGQIALAAAIPAVLYFSGIFIAVHLESKRVGILGMPADQIPRLKEVMLDRGYLLLPLLAIIGVLIMGQSPNTAALIAILMAVTVGLFEGGSLKQALVERWYLLLPLLGLLYLVFSKVSVPAVWGALGLLFVAFLIHQFRHSQFTFRDLIAVLEEGTRTALGVIAACGAAGIIVGVVTLTGLGLKVAGGIIELAGGILILTMFFTMIACIILGMGVPTTANYVIMATMAAPAIIKLDPTIPLIAVHLFVFYFGIVADITPPVALAAYAGAGIANSNPFKTGVTATKLAVGAFLIPYIFVLNPVLVLEGATWWNVPLAVATALIGMFGVSGAMLGYFRTNCNLLERFILFAGGISLIDPGLVTDVIGIGILALIYFLQARRSAR, encoded by the coding sequence GTGGCAGATCAAGCGGCAAAAGTGACGGAAACCGCCAACGGTTCCAATGTGGAGCGCGTGCTGGAGAAATATGACCGGGAACATGCTTTCCGAAAAAATCTTGGAAAACTCAAATGGGTCGTCACCGTGCTGGCCGTCGGACTCGCCCTGTTTCAGCTGTACACGGCCTTTTTCGGAACCTTGCCCTCCCAGTTGCAGCGGGCTCCGCACCTGACCGTGGCGCTGGCCATTATTTTTCTGCTTTATCCCTGGAAAAAGGGAAAAACGGATAGCAAAGTATCCGTACTGGATATTTTGCTCGCCCTGCTCGCTCTGGGTACCGGCGCTTACCATGTGATCTACTATGATGAATTGGTGAACCGGTTTCTCTATACCGATCTGGATATCGCCGTCTCCGTCATCGGTGTGCTGCTGACCCTGGAGGCCGCCCGGAGGGTTGTGGGACTTCCCTTGGTAACTGTGGCGTCCCTCGCCTTGCTTTACGCCTATTTCGGGCCTTACATCCCCGGGTTTGCTCAACATCAGGGCTTCAGCCTGGAACGGATCAGCACCTTCATGTTTTTGGGGACGGAGGGGATCCTGGGTATTCCCATCGCCATTTCCTCCACGTTTATTTTTCTGTTCCTTTTCTTCGGCGTCGTGCTGCGCCATACGGGGATCAGCCAGTTTTTCAACGATCTGGCCTTTGCCATCACCGGGCGGATGGTGGGGGGGCCGGCCAAGGCGGCGGTGGTGGCCAGCGCCTTTCAGGGGATGGTCACCGGGAGCTCCGTGGCCAACACCGTCGGTTCCGGCAGTTTCACCATCCCGCTGATGAAGAAGACCGGTTATCGACCGGAGTTTGCCGCGGCGGTGGAAGCATCGGCCTCCACCGGGGGGCAATTGATGCCGCCGATCATGGGAGCGGCCGCTTTCCTGATGATCGAGTTCATCGGGATGGAGTACGGGCAGATCGCCCTGGCGGCGGCGATTCCGGCGGTGCTTTATTTCTCCGGTATTTTCATCGCCGTACACCTGGAGTCGAAACGGGTGGGCATCCTCGGCATGCCCGCCGACCAGATCCCCCGCCTCAAGGAAGTGATGTTGGATAGGGGATATCTGCTTCTGCCGCTGCTGGCGATCATCGGCGTCTTGATCATGGGGCAATCCCCCAACACTGCGGCCCTGATCGCGATCCTCATGGCGGTGACGGTGGGATTGTTCGAGGGCGGGTCGCTGAAACAGGCGCTGGTTGAGCGCTGGTACCTGCTGCTGCCCCTTTTGGGACTGCTGTATCTGGTGTTTAGCAAGGTGTCCGTTCCCGCCGTCTGGGGCGCCTTGGGTCTGCTGTTTGTCGCCTTTCTCATCCACCAATTCCGGCATTCCCAATTCACCTTTAGGGACTTGATCGCCGTGTTGGAAGAGGGGACCCGGACGGCCCTCGGAGTGATCGCCGCCTGCGGCGCCGCGGGAATTATCGTCGGGGTGGTCACCCTGACCGGGCTGGGGTTGAAGGTGGCCGGGGGCATTATCGAACTGGCCGGGGGCATCTTGATCCTGACGATGTTCTTCACCATGATCGCCTGCATCATCCTGGGAATGGGCGTTCCCACCACGGCCAACTACGTCATTATGGCGACGATGGCGGCCCCGGCGATCATCAAGTTGGATCCGACGATTCCGCTGATCGCTGTGCATCTGTTCGTCTTCTATTTCGGGATCGTGGCCGACATCACACCGCCGGTGGCGTTGGCCGCCTACGCCGGCGCGGGCATCGCCAACTCCAACCCCTTCAAGACGGGAGTGACGGCCACCAAGCTCGCCGTCGGCGCCTTCCTCATCCCGTACATCTTCGTCCTGAATCCGGTGTTGGTGTTGGAAGGGGCCACCTGGTGGAACGTCCCCCTGGCGGTGGCAACCGCTTTGATCGGGATGTTCGGAGTCAGCGGTGCGATGCTCGGATACTTCCGCACAAATTGTAACCTGTTGGAGCGCTTCATCCTGTTTGCCGGCGGGATCAGCCTGATTGATCCCGGATTGGTCACCGATGTGATCGGGATCGGGATTCTCGCCCTGATCTACTTCCTGCAGGCCCGGAGATCCGCCCGGTAA
- a CDS encoding metal ABC transporter permease codes for MSDLWIILTGALVASACGFLGCFLILRRMAMVGDAISHAVLPGIAVAFLLIGSRDSLPMLLGAAAFGLLCTFLIQTLRRRGVQNDAAISISFTALFAIGVVLISLYSRQVDLDLDCVLYGEIAYVPWDVLMVGEIAIGPKAVWANGIAFFLSLAVVGLFYKQFKICAFDPQMAAAIGIPVTFFHYLLMGLVSITTVSAFESVGAILVVAMLIVPGATAYLLTDRLGRMLGLSVLIGTLSSALGYALAVWLNVSIAGAMTVAAALLFLLAFLFSPLHGIVTRRMILRRLKASGAEK; via the coding sequence ATGAGCGATTTATGGATCATTCTGACCGGCGCGCTGGTTGCCTCCGCCTGCGGATTTCTCGGCTGCTTTCTGATTCTCCGGCGGATGGCGATGGTGGGGGATGCCATCAGCCATGCGGTTCTGCCGGGGATCGCCGTCGCCTTTTTGCTCATCGGGAGCCGGGATTCGCTTCCGATGTTGCTGGGAGCGGCCGCTTTCGGCCTGCTGTGCACCTTTTTGATCCAGACGCTGCGCCGGCGCGGGGTGCAGAATGACGCGGCCATCAGCATCTCCTTCACCGCGCTGTTCGCCATCGGCGTGGTGCTCATCTCCCTCTATTCGCGCCAAGTGGATCTGGATCTCGACTGCGTTCTCTACGGGGAAATCGCCTACGTCCCCTGGGATGTCCTGATGGTGGGCGAAATCGCCATCGGCCCTAAGGCGGTCTGGGCCAACGGTATCGCCTTTTTCCTCAGCCTGGCCGTGGTCGGACTGTTTTACAAGCAGTTCAAGATTTGTGCCTTCGATCCCCAGATGGCTGCGGCCATCGGCATCCCGGTCACCTTTTTCCACTATCTGCTGATGGGCCTGGTGTCGATCACCACCGTTTCCGCCTTCGAAAGCGTCGGTGCGATCCTGGTTGTGGCCATGCTGATCGTTCCGGGGGCGACCGCCTATCTGCTGACCGACCGTTTGGGGCGGATGCTGGGTCTCAGCGTCCTGATCGGAACCCTCAGCTCCGCGCTCGGCTACGCCTTGGCCGTGTGGCTCAATGTCTCCATCGCCGGTGCGATGACGGTTGCCGCCGCCCTGCTGTTTCTCCTGGCGTTTCTGTTCTCGCCTCTCCACGGAATCGTCACCCGCCGGATGATCCTGCGGCGGCTGAAAGCGTCCGGCGCGGAAAAATGA
- a CDS encoding DUF5819 family protein, whose translation MRSRRRIVWIWAGGLGLLLGIHFLMTILYLAPDNLLKRRFSEPLQRYMDPLFAQNWQLFAPNPISQHRSLVIKAKYRDPGTGEIRETPWKDITRPQVRDVWENRLFNGDRALRFQTSAIKMYQSEDPDRKAQGLQMLRRIALHSLNDELRDVEQVKVRIVINRFPRYPEREKPDQMGTLYFDETDWMTVRETARGASGGRKP comes from the coding sequence TTGCGCAGCCGTCGCAGGATTGTCTGGATCTGGGCGGGAGGGCTGGGGCTGCTTTTGGGAATCCACTTCCTGATGACCATTCTTTATCTGGCCCCCGACAATCTGCTGAAGAGGCGCTTTTCTGAACCCCTTCAGCGGTACATGGACCCCCTCTTCGCTCAAAACTGGCAATTGTTTGCCCCAAACCCGATTTCCCAGCACCGCTCCCTCGTGATCAAGGCGAAATACCGCGATCCGGGAACCGGTGAAATACGGGAAACGCCGTGGAAGGACATCACCCGGCCTCAGGTTCGGGACGTGTGGGAAAACCGGTTGTTCAACGGCGACCGGGCCCTCCGCTTCCAGACTTCCGCCATCAAGATGTATCAGAGCGAGGACCCGGACAGGAAGGCCCAAGGCCTTCAGATGCTGCGCCGCATCGCCCTGCACTCCCTGAATGACGAACTCCGGGATGTGGAACAGGTCAAGGTGCGGATCGTGATCAATCGGTTCCCGCGATATCCGGAACGGGAAAAGCCCGACCAAATGGGCACCCTCTATTTTGACGAAACCGATTGGATGACGGTGCGGGAAACGGCCCGGGGCGCCTCCGGGGGGCGGAAGCCGTGA